The Apium graveolens cultivar Ventura chromosome 3, ASM990537v1, whole genome shotgun sequence sequence tgtcagactttgcacttttgccttcagactttctgaaccctttcttatcagcacttacacctttcctggaaaacttctttccccttctgaattttctgtaggctatctttgtgatacccttcaccataagagcacacaatttcatcatctcttcatcagcatctatttcaggtaaactttcagtttctgaatcatcattatcagaacttgataattctgaatcagactttatgatcagagCCTTTCCTTtacctttctttgagacaaccactttgggggattcatcctcagctttaagagcaactatccttgactttctcccatgcctcttgctcctttgatccatctcaagttcataagtcttgagcataccataaatttcatcaagagtagtttcatcaagagcatagttatctcttatagtagtagacttcaaatcccaactttcaggaagagctaaaaggaattttagatttgaatcttcaagatcatattccttgtccaccagtgacagatcattcaagagtttgacaaacctatcatataagtcagttaatgactcatcaccttttgagtcaaagtgctcatactcttgagtgagtatagtcctcctgttcttcttgtttgcatcagttccctggcatcttgtctccaaagcatcccatatctcctttgcagtcttgcaataaATTACcttttgacatgacattatcaatggcactatgcagcaaatgtcttacctttgcatcattggcaatggatgagatatcttcagctgtatactcacttttctcctttggtatggtctttgttggctgatctgcaactacaacatagagcttggttggcttatgcagtccttcattaattctgtcaaggtattctggatctgtagcttccagaaacatagccatcttcactttccatatgggatactcggaaggtctcagtatgggaaccctaatagtctcatatcgactatggatttgagtcttttgagtttcttcagttttgttGGTCTTGGTTGGATTTTccgcttcttcagacatgattgttttggatctttactgtatgtgtgttaacagataagctctgataccaattgttaggtcacacaacactgtagaagggggttgaatacagtgtttaatacaatcaaatcaatttcgaacacaggtaacagtaaacaaatatattcaatataataaactctgttacaatggaactgttctctctcagtgatgaacaaatatcacgagagctgctaggttacaatgtatgatcttcttgataatgataacacatatagtgtaaatctatgtctgtgtttatatagtacacagttacaagataacttttaattgatatggaatataattctgtctcctaaaatatatcaactagatatctaatacaagtcttcttatcttctaactctttccatgcatatcttcttttgtattaatctcgatcttctttcctgtgaatcagcttccttccttaactgttaatcctctagtacttaagttctgatatccatcttctgatattatcttctgataatctaagtcatgatatccttaagtcctgatttccagtaagtcatgattccagtaaatactgatatttcctgtttgttaagatctgaaaactaaacatgaaacatattagacatgacatctcaaatttATCCAACAAATACTTTTTCCAGACAACAGCTTTTAAAATTTACCAAATATCTTTCTGACAACTTTTCAGCAAAAAGCTGTTGTAACTGTCTGCAACAGCAATTTCAAACGGAGCCTAAGAAGGCATTGAAATCTTGTTGCCGCCAATCAAACTAAGCTTGATGACCCCCGGTTCCCTTATTGGACTAAAATCTAATAAAATAGtaatccaaaataatttttattatgtACCAGTATATAATTCGTGTGATGCATGGTTATATTTatcattttatattataaattataatttaaatatgttATTGATGTGATTCGAACCTTGTATctttatataaatttttaagATTCATCAGATCAGATCAACTTGATCTTAAATATTTAACGGTTATGAATTGAATGACCAGAGAAATACTAACCAAACTTTCAAtatttcatttttaatataatagcATACTAGCCTTTAATCTGTGCGATTCATGGATTGTTTTTAACACtcgaataatttttaataatatatgttatcttaaattattaatatattagtatagattttcaatagttgaaaaataaattgaataatataataaattataataatatatatgttttattataatttgagacttgactgaaaataaataatataacatataatatgttgttcacgAGACTCGAACAtgtagaaattgttaaaaataaagaatataaaagtttaaatataatatgATGTTGACGGGATTTCAACCCTAAACCTAAaagagcagtttaaatattaatataatattattttattattacatCCAACGGTTCCCATTTATATTTGTTTAGATCTGACGGTAGTTATTTACCGTACCAAACAACTGTATCGAAAAATTGACCAATTAGTAAATAGAGGTTGTTCTAATTATAATAATATAGCATAGAAATGAATAGATAATTATCGGTGCGGTTTCGATTTTTTCTTCGATCCAACTCCAAAATTAAAATGGAGCTATTAAATTTGTTAAATTTTAATTCAGCTCGGTTTTAGTGGATTCAGTTTGTACTGATTTTTGCCGTTTTTTGTGGTTAGACCTGCGTCCAGGTAGGCAATAACCGCGGGAAGGGGCTAGATTCAAACAAACACTAGTGAATACCCTGTGGGCAAGGCAAGGTCTATGGAGAAGAATTGGGAAGCACTGGATGTAGATGATTCAGACCTCCCTTGTTTAACCCTCCTCCGCCCTTGTTCCAATTCCAATAATAAACTTCACCACCACAACAACAATCACTCTCAACGCACTGCCCCGCTCATTTTAATTCCCGGTCCAGCCGCTAAAATACAAGCCGCTATGGACCGCAAGAGACTTCACCCTGATTCCGATCCCCCAATTTCTAATCAGGACTTTCTTCTCCAGGCCGCCCAATGTTCCGACAATGATAATGATTTCAATTCTAATGCCTGGCTGCGTGCTCTTCATTTTACCCAAAGTAACCTCCTCccctcccccctctctctctccctctctctctgtctccccccctctctctctccctctctcttgTATCTTGTTGGCGCCTGATTTGATTGATAATTGTTTCAGCTACTAAGGATGTTGTTTATCCAACTACGCCTTTGTTTTCTGTCGATATCACTTTGCCGGATGGCATTATCAATCAGGTATCCGGAACTATCCGCGTTATTATTTGTATTGTTTAGTTAATTGCTTCATTTTAATTAGGGGCTCTCTCTGTCTATGTCGACTTACAGCTGTATGCGTACTTACAATATTAATTATGACTTTTTAATTCGTGGATGCGATTTATCACACTTTGAAAGGTGGATGCGCAAAAACTACTTAGGACGTTGTGTTATGTAGGTTTTCAAGCATGAGAAACTTTGATCCAATATGGAACATTCTAACTGTAGTTATAAACATTATCGGTCATGTGGTAGTTGCTAAGTTTGGATGTACTGAACGGATGAATGCAAATCCTTTAATAGTGTGGAgaaatgatgtttacatgtttTTTAGTTGTATATTATTACTTCTTGTGTGTGATGAGTAACTATTCTGAATTGTGTCACTTCAGATGAAACATGTTTTTTTATTACTAATGTAGGTTGTTGCAATTATAAACTCTTGCACGCCAAATGGTCTCGGTGATATGACGGTCACACTGAAGGTATTTAGTACAAAGGGTTTGTTAATCAAATGCCGAGGAAGTGGTAATTCTTACTGATTCTGAACTTGACTTTTTATGTAAAGGACCCTACAGGTATAAGAGATGGTACTATCCACCGGAAAGTACTTACTGAGGGTGAGTTTGCAAAAGACATATCTGTGAAAGCAGCTATCATACTTAAGAAGGTATTTAATTAATACTCTATAGATGGTAGATGAAATTATCAGCACTAGTTGAACTGTTGCTCAGAATTTACGCTGTCTTGATCAGTGAAGACACTTTTACTAAATATGGAAATGGTGATCTCAGGTTTCTATATTTGTGCCTGCATCAAAAACTGTTTATCTCAACATCACAAAGAGCAATGTGGTAAAGGTATGGACTCTTATTCCGAAGACCATGTTACCTTCTCTGATCCCGCTGGAGGGGGAAAAGTGAAAACACATATTATACCAGTATCTCTTTCGGTTCGTCGGCCATCTTTCTAAAAACATGCTTGGAATTAGTCCAAGGATTATAGTCCTTTTAAATTTTGATCACATCTTTGTTGTCTTGGAGTTGGGGATAGAATTATAATCCCCTTTAATACTTGGTTGGATGAGGCATTATTTAATCCTCTCTAACAAATCATTTTTTAAATGATTATAATCCCTTCACAATAATCCTATTTAAAGCACAGAAAAACTGTATTGGATTATAATCCAATTCTAAACTTATTCCTTCTATACAAACATTGAATTGGACAAGTTAAAGGATTATGATCCTTGGGGATAGCAGCGAAGATATTATAATTCCCTAAAACAAGCATCACCTCAGTCTCATCACCTATCACCTAAGTCTTGTTGGATACTTGGCTGGATATATCGTAGTATCATCAGGATGTTTACTTTAGGCATATAACATATATTTATTCCTGATTTTTACAATTTTTGATTTCATGAAACAGTCGTGTTTTGACCCCCTTTTAGTTTTCTTCCTTTGCCTTTTGACGACAATCCATCTCTTCCCCAAGAACCACTGCACCTGTTGACGGCTTCGTACCCACGTGTCACGGCCAGCCACCTTTACTACTGGGACTATAACTAATTCGTCAATCTATTCATCTGCTACATAAAAGAGAAAAAGGAATCTAGTAAAATAGATCCTGGTACTATAGGAAATAAAGGTCATAAAATTCACCTTGAGTATGCGTGTGGGACACTTGACAATGGACACTCTGTTCTGGGTCAGAAACATTGCTTATTTTTTAAAGTTAGTTTATAACTATGTGCCTGTGAATGTTTGAGATGAATCATTGAGGTGTAGTGTGGTTGTCTGTAATTTCGGGGTGCTCATGTGTTAACATTTTAGACTGCGGACTGCTGTAATATCTGGCTGCAGTGCCCTTAATGACATAACTTTGCCATCTCAGGTGTTTAGAAAGGATATCGCGCCACTATCGGGCAATACACATGTTGCACCCAGAGTCTCATATCTTCCTCCTGGTACGTAGGAAGTTTAGAACTTTGCATGCATCTTTTTGACAAATAACTACTGTGGTAATCTTGGTAATCTTCTTTTTGCGTACAGTATCTTACTGTCACATGCCgcctttttttctttttaataaaCACTCCGCTATGACTGACCTCCAAATGAATATTTTTGCGCGTGTCTAACTGAACTGGATCTGTCACATTATTAGATAACAGTAAAAAATTAAGGATACTGGAAGATGCATCTGCAGAGGAGCAGGGAAGAACTGAAGAAACTTTGCATGAGGTCTGTCAAATGGCTACTGCTGCCACGGAAATGTACGTGGAAGCTGGTGTTGATGTTCCTGGTAATGAGCAAGTGACCTTGGATAGCAGAGAAAAGCGACCAGCAAGTGATAATTTGTCAGGTGAACATAAAAGCAGTGGTTTTGTAGGGAATTTGAACGGAGACCGCGAAGTTCAGCAAGCAGACAAAGCTGTGAAGCACAGATCTGTGTCAAAAGTTTCTCTTCCGCAGTGGACAGATGAACAGCTACTTGATCTATTTAATGATGATGATCCTATCTTCTGAATTTAATAGTAACAGAAAATTTTGCACGTAAATGATTTGCAGGACTCACAAAGACCTGACGTTGTATCTGTACAGTTTTATTTTGTAGCGTTTTAATCCGATAACAAGTCAAGCTTTTTGTTTTAAGTACACACACAAATTAAAATATCGGTCCTCCAGTAATTTTATTTCCCTTTTATACAATGATCTTGGTTTTAGTTGCTTTAAGGCTTAAAAGTTCCGTAAAGAGGTCCCGAAAAGTtaatttatttgataatttttattattaagaCATGGTAAAGATGTGCCAAGTGTAATAGTAGTAGTTACTAGGTTGCGGCAGTGGTAATTTTGGCATCAACACCTATATAATAATACATGACATCTAATTTTATATAGGACCATTTTTGCATAGGATTCATTGGCTATATATAGATTACAAATTACTTCAATACTGTATCTACAAATCCCACTTGGAATCCTTTCCTGATCGCACAATATTAACATTACATATACGATATACCTGTCAAAAAATACTCACACATTCAATTAAGCCCACTTATAAATTCTCTTGAAATATGTGGAATGCTGTAACTTGGCACAATATGCTAATATCGCACCAGTTGCAATCGTTTACACATAATACCAACGAAATTTTGTAGGCAAAACATGACTGTTTATATATTTCAAGCTAGATTTTACTTTTATGTAACCAAGTATCCGGCATATTCATCTTCTAGGTCTACTTTGTAAAGTTAGTTTGTTTAATTTACCGCAGGAGAACTACATTTAGATTGTTGGAATTTCAACTCATCTTTGGTCGATTGTTGCTGCCAAACACTAGTAACTTCCGGGCAGAAAGATTCTTACACATCTTTGCTAACCCGGTGCTAGACTACAAATGTACATAAAACTGTTGGATTTCACAGCTCTAATTATACCAGATACCGGTGATAATTTATATATGAATCAAAATATATCTTTTTTAACCTTGACTAACTATTTAGAATCTAATCAAGGAGCTGCGTAATTGTTTTTTTTTTTGATATAATACTAAACTAGTTGTACCAAATTTAGTGCAAGGAAAACCCGCCCAATATACAAACTCAGCCATGTCATAAGGGGAAGCTCTGCTAAACAGTGATGTGGTTGCTCCAGAACCAGTTCCGCAGAAGCCACAATATCCAGTGAGCAAAAATGAATTCCCTCTTTAACTTCAAAACATGCAATCAACATATAACTCGTCTAGTGCAGGGCCTTGAAATTTATGCCAACTACCAACAAAAATGCTTCCACATCCAAATTCTCAGTTTGCAGTCAATCTTTTACTGAAACAACTTGATTAATCTCTCAGCTGAAGTAGAAGCTCTTTTATTTGTTGGCTCAAGAACAAGTGCATATTTGAAATCTGcagattatttatatatataatatgagCACACACGAGACAGTTTACTAAAACTTTAATTTATAAACATATAATATCAGGTTACATATATTCAAGCATTCATCTCATTTCTGCACAAGTCAATCCCGTCTTCCAGCACATCAGCACAATAATAACAATATGTATTCACGAAAATGAATCAATGAAATCACCAAAATTCATCATCAGAATAGTTAAAAAAAACAGCTACTGCATACATGAATTAGGCTACAAGTAAACATGTCAGATCCAGCACGATTATGACTTCTCATAATAACCGTCTGGCTCGCATTGACCCAGTCATATCCATATAAATAACAACACTCGTGCTATCAGACACTGGGTAAAGTTTTCACCAAATTAAGAAGAAACATGATCAATTACATAGTATACACTTGTTCGAACACAATTACCCAGCATTGTACATACCTTCAATTGCCCCATCATAGTAGCCAAGCAACTCACGTGCTGTACCTCTTCTTAGATAGGACTTCACATTCTGTATAAAGACAAGACATCAGAAAGTATTTAAGGCCTAATAAACTTTCAGACCAATGCATAGTAATATATCAGCAGCAACGACAACGAGAAGGGAAGTACAATAGGATCCCAAAACTAAGGTAAACTTTCACTGTTTCCAAAGTGAGTCTCTGATGCAGAAAACTTGCATCTGGCTACACGATTATTGTACAAGCATCGCTGGAGCTGCATTTTGTTTACCATCTTGACAGCTGACTACTGCGATTAGGATGTGTCTAACACTGTAACTATAAAGAGAACTAAAAAAGACATACCCATCATGTAGGTCTCTttcaactatatatatatatatatatgtatgtatacacACACACACTCTTTATTATTAAAGctgaaacattaaaaatttggcttattaattttaaaaactattacaGACCTAATTACTTTAGAAGGCTACTCTAATTATAACACAGTTAACTATTCTAATTTAACACATCTCTAACGGCTACTTACTTTAACGGGCCTAATTATGAATAACATAATTTAGTGGACCTTATTATATTAAAAAACACATATAACTATACTAATTTAAACAAATATCTAACCACGTACTTACTTTAGAAACCTATTTTACCGTGTCTAATTATCAAACAGatacaaatataaaatacaaatatTAAAGTAACCGGTGTGATATAAAATAGTGTTTATATATCATGGAAAACTTATCAAATGCATCAAAAAGGCCAACGGCAAAAGACTTACATTGTAAAGAGTGGGATGAAAATCTGTTTGTGCTATAAAGGCAAGCAGTAAAAGATGTTAAACAACTTGAAAAGACAAGAGCAATGAAATGTAGGTGTGCAAAGAACTAGCTGACGTCCCCAATATACATTCTTAGGGATAGGCATCACCCTCGCTCTGCCACTCCTAGCTACAGGCCATACAACCTGACCCTCTTATTTGTTATTCTGTTTATCTTCAATTTCACTGCTATATACCTCACCCCAACCACAGTATTTCTCACATCCAACTTCCCTAATTCAGCTTCTCCGAGAACTATAATGTCATAATTCCAATTCTACGAAATTGAAAGAAACTTCTAAAGCTCATCAACTGTATTTACAAGCAACCAAAAATAAACTCCAAGTTGGTTTTTACTCAGAAGTCAAACCTCAGGTTTATATGTTCATTTTGAAAGATCGAGCATATTACAAAAAACAGATTTCCAAGTCTGTGCTATTTTTTTACATATCAAGCATATGCTATTTTTTTAAGAGACAAGTTGGCTAGAAGAATAGCACTTAAGCTATCCAGATATAATATTCATATTTCCACACTATTACATAGGGTTGCAGCATCATTGCTATACTGCTCTCACTATATTCATATTAAACTGCAGAGGGGTTGGAGCATCATTGCAAACACATCATAAAAGAGTACCATCGTTCCCATCGATCTTATGCTGTATTGCATAACTGTGCTACACCATAAATCTAGTACCAAGCTGACAAATTTTATATCATTGGGAGGCAAAAAGGTTGTAGTAGACATAAGAAATTAGAGCTACTTCAGAACTAATGGACAATATTTAGTCCATCCAAATTTTCACTAAATGCTGCTTCTGATGTGTCTAATACTCGTAGCAATAATACAAGTAATATCTAAATATAACTGAAATACTAGGTCAAAAAACAAATCTGACAAACAAAGGCTCTTGTACATGGATGGGTCAGCACTGTATTGATATACTGTATGTATATTATATCAACATAATGCAGTTGAGAGCAGAAGTACCTTCTTGTCCAGGTCGATGGCATTTGTACAATCAGCTTCAGCTTTGATATAGCTGGGACAAAAAATACATAGGAGAAGATAAGAACAGGAAAAAGACTTCGAAATATACAGGTTAAGGTGGTGAACACAAGGGGAGAATACCTTCCCAATTCCAGATATGCAGCTGCCCTGTTACTGTAATATGTTGCGTTATTACTATTCAGTTTGATAGCTTCTGAATACAAATCGACAGCTCTCTTAAACTGTTTTTCTTTATATGCCTGATTTCCCTACATCAAAGGTCAGGTGACAAGTAATTATAGGTCATGTCAACAACCAAGTATTTAAGAAGTAACGTCACTTGCACAACTAATTTCCGGCCACTTGGGAATATGCACTGGATTCAGAAGATGAATTAGGTAAAACAACAGCTAATAAATTTTTAAATGTAAAAGTTGAAGTTATGTACTTACAGATGGCAAAATATGAAAAATATGAAACATGTAAATAAATATAGAATATACCACTCAACATTTACGAGTCTACTCCACTTGGTGCATTTAAATAATTGGCTGTATCAACTACATTCTAGTAAAATATATCTTATCTTATAGTTGAATAGTGCAAGTTGTAGAAGTATTTTCCAACAAAATAGTACTTGATCATAATTTGCTCACAATCAAGTATTTGGTATGGAATTCAAAACCCCTTTATCTTCCGGTACCATCATCCCTGACGACCTACTAGAACAATACATATATATTAAAGATACAGTAAGAGAGGTCTATAGGGCCATGGAAAGGATCTGACAAATCATAAGCAATGGACGGCTTAGAATTTCTAGCATGCAGGTGATCTTTTTTGACATGAAATGGTATCCAGTGATGGCATATCTGATTAATTACACGTGTCATTTGCAATTCGTGAAATCACgcgctatatatatatatatatatatatatatatatatatatatttttaagttTCACAACAAATAAATTGCTAGCAGGAAGAATCATAAAAGGTCACAAACTGAAAAAAATGAGGTAACAGAGAAAAAATTTACTACCTGTGTACCTAAGATAAGCAAATTTCAAATAGATAGAAATACTATTCTTACTACAAACTTACAAATGAGGAAGCATTGGAAACAAAATGTAGTATACTCTTGCAGTGAGTGTAACGTTATTCAACAAGATAGATGGAAAGATATTTATCTTAACCAGTTACTCATGCATATTCATCAAACAATATACAGCCAGTACATCGTGGAATCAAGATTATACATTTATTATTACCATATTTTAGCAGTAAACCTATATATTATACTATACACATCATCCTAATAAAGGCCAGGTGACGAAGAAACATAATTAGATCAGTAACAAATGATGCCCTACCTTTTCTTTTGCGATCTCTGCAGAAGCTTCGTTGCTGAGAACATTAGTAGACAAGTTTGACTTCCCAACTGAATCGGCCTGCTCCTGAAGAGATGCATACATCAATTTTGTGGTGTCCAATAAAAATCGATCACCGCCATGCCTAGCTATGAACGAAACTGAAAGAGGAGACTTGTCTTGAAATCCCATTGGTATAGTAACCTACAACAAGTGAGAAGATAAATAGCCAAGCAGAAATTTAATCTAGGCAAAATGCTAAATAAATCTGACAAGACAGATTGGTAATGCCACAAAACAGATGGGCAGAGATTGAGATAGAGAACCTGACAACAACCCGACATGCTAGCTAAACTCATTAAAGAAAATGTACGAATTAGATAATCTTCTGATGAAAGCTCCTTTGCGCCAAGTTTTGGAGGAGGATCCAAAACTGATGGGAGCACGAGTATGGCGTCGTCCTATCAAATTGTCAATCCAAAACTTAACCCATTGCAAAATAACAATGCCCAAATGAGGCAACAGATAACGGGATGAAATAACCTGATTTTAATAACTTAAACAGGATTACATGTGTTCTTACTGGCATGCATTAAAAATGCTATACATAAGTTCGTCAAAAAAAATACTTTCCATAGATGTCAATATTGAACAATTTATACAACAAACTGTGCAACAAAGTAATAATTTGCTCTTTATATTTAAACACGCATTTagttatgttagatatatttgataatttcatgtctaatatgatttgcgtttagttttcagatcttacttaaacaggacaaatcagtacttaactgaaatcagcacttatactgaagtcagaacttaagttatcagtacttaaggttcaggagatatttatcaggagataatatcaggacttaaaggaaactttcagataaggaaggtggctgattgaaaggaaagaagatcaagacaaacgtaagaagatatatgcatgaagaaagaattctgtgaagaatggaatacttgaaagaaaagataactgattgatatattttaggaagcagaattatattccatatcaattagcgattatcttgtaactgtgtagtatataaacacagacatagggtttacactataggtgttatcattatcgagaatattattcattgtaaccctagcagctctcttgatatttgttcatcactgagagaggacagtttcacattgtaacagagtttaataaagtttgttttctgttacttgtgttagttgaattcaatttgattgtgttatacactgtattcaacccccttctacagtgtgtgtgacctaacaagttaATAACAGGAAGGTCTAAAGGTCGATTGATCACCTAATATGTTAAACAATAGAGGTCTGCTTTTCCACATGCCAACTGGTAAAGGTCATTATTATACTCTAAACTTAGACTTAGATAAGCAAGTTGCACAAATACAAGTCAAAACCAAACATGTGTCCTAACCTTTCCATCCACTTCGATAAAAATACAAGTACCTAGTACTATGTTTTCTTGTTTTATGTTATAGATTACTGTAACTTACTAAATGTCGATTACTACATTGGCCGTATTTCAAGTTGTGCATACTGGGTCTACCTGTTTGTTACTAAGTGTTGATTACTTATGAGTTTCTATTTACTTGTGTCGGAGTGCATTTTCAGAAGCATCAGaggaagaagttagagaaatgATCAATAACATATGCTAAATTGTCTTCTAGATGCAAGTGAGATTGGTGTTTACAGAATGCACAAAGAAACAGTAGTGTCCTCCTTTACTAGAAAATGCTAACTCGTCTGTACAGCAAAGAGAACATAATGTGCCAGGTCTACTTTTGATGAATGTGTAGTTTTAAGACCGTTTATG is a genomic window containing:
- the LOC141712991 gene encoding uncharacterized protein LOC141712991 gives rise to the protein MEKNWEALDVDDSDLPCLTLLRPCSNSNNKLHHHNNNHSQRTAPLILIPGPAAKIQAAMDRKRLHPDSDPPISNQDFLLQAAQCSDNDNDFNSNAWLRALHFTQTTKDVVYPTTPLFSVDITLPDGIINQVVAIINSCTPNGLGDMTVTLKDPTGIRDGTIHRKVLTEGEFAKDISVKAAIILKKVSIFVPASKTVYLNITKSNVVKVFRKDIAPLSGNTHVAPRVSYLPPDNSKKLRILEDASAEEQGRTEETLHEVCQMATAATEMYVEAGVDVPGNEQVTLDSREKRPASDNLSGEHKSSGFVGNLNGDREVQQADKAVKHRSVSKVSLPQWTDEQLLDLFNDDDPIF